In Plantibacter sp. PA-3-X8, one DNA window encodes the following:
- a CDS encoding iron chaperone — translation MPGAPTTIDDYLAAQPTDAADAIEEIRLRVHRIVPGVTEAIRYGMPTFMLDDRYLLYLGAWKHHIALYSIPPFDGPLQNAVADYRAAKDTLQFPFSRPIPFELIDRIVTELLERRRAADARHEH, via the coding sequence ATGCCGGGTGCACCCACAACGATCGACGACTACCTCGCCGCGCAACCCACCGACGCCGCGGACGCCATCGAGGAGATCCGACTCCGCGTCCACCGCATCGTGCCTGGAGTCACCGAGGCCATCCGCTACGGCATGCCGACGTTCATGCTCGACGACCGCTACCTGCTCTACCTCGGCGCCTGGAAGCACCACATCGCCCTGTACTCGATCCCGCCGTTCGACGGCCCCCTCCAGAACGCCGTCGCCGACTACCGGGCCGCGAAGGACACGCTGCAGTTCCCGTTCAGCCGGCCGATCCCCTTCGAGCTCATCGACCGGATCGTCACGGAGCTGTTGGAGCGGCGTCGGGCGGCGGACGCACGCCACGAGCATTGA
- a CDS encoding NAD(P)/FAD-dependent oxidoreductase, producing MSTPVTPAPTTDLVDAVIVGGGAAGLSAAIMLGRSRRSVIVVDGGEPRNAPADGVHGFLSREGTPPRELLRLGRAEVASYGVRVVDGQVVDARRDDDGFTLTTADGAIVRGRRLLIATGTADELPSIPGLWERFGRDALHCPYCHGWEVQDRVIGVLGTNAEAAAHQAQLFRQLSDRVVVLRNTAGAFTAEQEAAFAARGIEVVDGVVERLEIADDRLVGVRLDDGRTVPVEALAVAPVNRVRAEAFTGLGLHTRPHPRGAEFGDAIGVDELGATSVPGVWAAGDVTNLRTQVLQAAAAGSMAGAIMNADLVQEDVRRALAKR from the coding sequence ATGAGCACCCCCGTCACCCCAGCACCCACCACCGACCTCGTCGACGCCGTCATCGTCGGCGGGGGCGCCGCCGGGCTCAGCGCAGCCATCATGCTCGGACGATCACGACGGTCCGTGATCGTCGTCGACGGCGGCGAGCCCCGGAACGCGCCCGCCGACGGCGTCCACGGTTTCCTGTCCCGCGAGGGCACCCCGCCTCGCGAGCTCCTGCGCCTCGGCCGCGCGGAGGTGGCGTCGTACGGCGTCCGCGTCGTCGACGGTCAGGTCGTCGATGCGAGGCGTGACGATGACGGATTCACCCTGACGACGGCGGACGGCGCGATCGTCCGAGGTCGCCGCCTCCTCATCGCCACCGGCACCGCCGACGAGCTCCCGTCCATCCCCGGCCTCTGGGAGCGGTTCGGCCGCGACGCCCTCCACTGCCCCTACTGCCACGGCTGGGAGGTCCAGGACCGCGTGATCGGTGTCCTCGGCACGAACGCGGAGGCCGCAGCCCATCAGGCGCAGCTGTTCCGGCAGCTGAGCGACCGGGTCGTCGTGCTCCGCAACACCGCGGGCGCCTTCACGGCGGAGCAGGAGGCGGCATTCGCGGCGCGGGGCATCGAGGTGGTCGACGGCGTCGTGGAGCGGCTCGAGATCGCCGACGACCGGCTCGTCGGCGTGCGACTGGACGACGGCCGCACCGTCCCCGTCGAGGCGCTGGCCGTCGCCCCGGTCAACCGAGTGCGCGCCGAGGCGTTCACCGGTCTCGGGCTCCACACGCGACCGCACCCGCGTGGGGCCGAGTTCGGGGACGCGATCGGCGTCGACGAACTGGGCGCCACCTCGGTGCCGGGTGTCTGGGCGGCCGGAGACGTCACCAACCTGCGTACCCAGGTCCTGCAGGCGGCGGCCGCCGGATCGATGGCAGGTGCGATCATGAACGCCGACCTCGTCCAGGAGGACGTACGCCGCGCCCTCGCGAAGCGGTAG